Proteins from a genomic interval of Maylandia zebra isolate NMK-2024a linkage group LG15, Mzebra_GT3a, whole genome shotgun sequence:
- the LOC101466196 gene encoding phospholipase ABHD3 isoform X2: MFLMKRPALVCSEAFSAFLFKHCPVVAERFSPTPWCWGGRLQTLVCAALKSRPPVSYRNELIRTVDGGQISLDWLDNQASVTYPESSTRPTVLILPGITGNSQQSYVLHAVSQATRHGYRCVVFNNRGLGGEELLTPVTYCAANTSDLECVVQHVKGLYPSAPVLGAGVSLGGMVLLNYLARKHTESGLVAGITISVPWDARKSSDSMEEPLNWLLFNRHITRCLHRAVTRHRKILEKVVNVDYVLKARSIREFDERYTSLMFGYSSCMDYYRDASPGKKLPNTAVPILCLNAADDPFSPQTAFPVSVVQDLPNVALVLTAHGGHIAFLQGFFPLGESYMERLFGQFVHAVFEHREEMKQACGIREEQMKD; encoded by the exons ATGTTTCTGATGAAG AGACCAGCTCTGGTTTGCAGTGAGGCTTTCAGTGCATTCCTCTTCAAGCACTGTCCTGTGGTAGCTGAGCGCTTCAGTCCCACTCCGTGGTGCTGGGGAGGCCGACTTCAAACGCTGGTCTGTGCTGCCCTCAAATCCAGACCCCCTGTCAGTTATCGCAA TGAGCTGATCCGTACAGTGGATGGTGGTCAGATCTCTCTTGACTGGTTGGACAATCAGGCCAGTGTGACCTACCCAGAATCCTCCACGCGTCCCACAGTGCTCATCCTCCCAGGGATTACAGGAAACAGCCAGCAGTCCTATGTGCTTCACGCCGTTAGCCAGGCCACACGCCACGGTTACAG ATGTGTGGTCTTCAACAACAGAGGTCTTGGAGGGGAGGAGCTGCTG ACACCAGTCACCTACTGTGCTGCCAATACTTCAGATCTTGAGTGTGTGGTGCAGCATGTCAAAGGGCTCTACCCCAGTGCTCCTGTGCTTGGGGCTGGTGTGTCTTTGGGAGG CATGGTGTTGTTAAACTACCTGGCCCGTAAGCACACCGAGTCAGGATTGGTTGCCGGTATCACCATCTCCGTACCCTGGGATGCACGTAAGTCCTCTGACTCGATGGAGGAACCGCTCAACTGGCTGCTCTTCAACAGGCACATCACGAGATGCTTGCACCGCGCTGTCACCAG GCACAGGAAGATTTTAGAGAAAGTGGTGAATGTTGACTATGTCCTGAAG GCTCGGTCCATCCGTGAGTTTGACGAACGCTATACGTCTCTGATGTTTGGTTATAGCTCATGTATGGATTATTACCGCGATGCCAGCCCAGGCAAAAAGCTCCCCAATACAGCCGTACCCATCCTGTGTCTCAATGCTGCTGATGACCCTTTCTCTCCACAAACTG CCTTCCCGGTGTCCGTAGTTCAGGATCTTCCTAACGTCGCCCTGGTATTGACGGCCCACGGGGGACACATTGCCttcttgcagggtttttttcctCTAGGCGAGAGCTATATGGAGCGCTTGTTTGGCCAGTTTGTGCACGCAGTCTTTGAACACCGGGaggaaatgaagcaagcctGTGGTATCAGAGAGGAGCAAATGAAGGACTAA
- the LOC101466196 gene encoding phospholipase ABHD3 isoform X1 produces the protein MFLTHAEVWRTYWECVSRPYTVIICSLTATMYYLWGRECQRPALVCSEAFSAFLFKHCPVVAERFSPTPWCWGGRLQTLVCAALKSRPPVSYRNELIRTVDGGQISLDWLDNQASVTYPESSTRPTVLILPGITGNSQQSYVLHAVSQATRHGYRCVVFNNRGLGGEELLTPVTYCAANTSDLECVVQHVKGLYPSAPVLGAGVSLGGMVLLNYLARKHTESGLVAGITISVPWDARKSSDSMEEPLNWLLFNRHITRCLHRAVTRHRKILEKVVNVDYVLKARSIREFDERYTSLMFGYSSCMDYYRDASPGKKLPNTAVPILCLNAADDPFSPQTAFPVSVVQDLPNVALVLTAHGGHIAFLQGFFPLGESYMERLFGQFVHAVFEHREEMKQACGIREEQMKD, from the exons ATGTTTCTGACTCATGCGGAGGTATGGAGAACATACTGGGAGTGTGTTTCCAGGCCATACACGGTGATCATCTGCTCCCTCACAGCCACAATGTACTATCTGTGGGGCCGCGAGTGTCAG AGACCAGCTCTGGTTTGCAGTGAGGCTTTCAGTGCATTCCTCTTCAAGCACTGTCCTGTGGTAGCTGAGCGCTTCAGTCCCACTCCGTGGTGCTGGGGAGGCCGACTTCAAACGCTGGTCTGTGCTGCCCTCAAATCCAGACCCCCTGTCAGTTATCGCAA TGAGCTGATCCGTACAGTGGATGGTGGTCAGATCTCTCTTGACTGGTTGGACAATCAGGCCAGTGTGACCTACCCAGAATCCTCCACGCGTCCCACAGTGCTCATCCTCCCAGGGATTACAGGAAACAGCCAGCAGTCCTATGTGCTTCACGCCGTTAGCCAGGCCACACGCCACGGTTACAG ATGTGTGGTCTTCAACAACAGAGGTCTTGGAGGGGAGGAGCTGCTG ACACCAGTCACCTACTGTGCTGCCAATACTTCAGATCTTGAGTGTGTGGTGCAGCATGTCAAAGGGCTCTACCCCAGTGCTCCTGTGCTTGGGGCTGGTGTGTCTTTGGGAGG CATGGTGTTGTTAAACTACCTGGCCCGTAAGCACACCGAGTCAGGATTGGTTGCCGGTATCACCATCTCCGTACCCTGGGATGCACGTAAGTCCTCTGACTCGATGGAGGAACCGCTCAACTGGCTGCTCTTCAACAGGCACATCACGAGATGCTTGCACCGCGCTGTCACCAG GCACAGGAAGATTTTAGAGAAAGTGGTGAATGTTGACTATGTCCTGAAG GCTCGGTCCATCCGTGAGTTTGACGAACGCTATACGTCTCTGATGTTTGGTTATAGCTCATGTATGGATTATTACCGCGATGCCAGCCCAGGCAAAAAGCTCCCCAATACAGCCGTACCCATCCTGTGTCTCAATGCTGCTGATGACCCTTTCTCTCCACAAACTG CCTTCCCGGTGTCCGTAGTTCAGGATCTTCCTAACGTCGCCCTGGTATTGACGGCCCACGGGGGACACATTGCCttcttgcagggtttttttcctCTAGGCGAGAGCTATATGGAGCGCTTGTTTGGCCAGTTTGTGCACGCAGTCTTTGAACACCGGGaggaaatgaagcaagcctGTGGTATCAGAGAGGAGCAAATGAAGGACTAA